One genomic region from Sphingobacterium multivorum encodes:
- a CDS encoding Gfo/Idh/MocA family oxidoreductase — translation MKEQNSSRRDFIKKSVVGAAAFSIVPRFVLGGQGYLAPSDHLTKGVIGVGNMGRGHFGYAGTKTVAICDVDKTHLAAAQADLGGGVKEYHDFRELIKSPEVDIVHIATPPHWHGLMSIEAAKAGKDIWCEKPMTRTIGEGKKVKEAIAQHGNIFRLNTWFRFKDDFYGMNVPVSKIKKLVDTGMLGWPLKVTISKHTGFDWKFYWVGKENLPEEKVPAELDYDFWLGPAPYKPYNKHRVHTTFRGYWDYDGGGLGDMGQHYMDPVQYFLGKDNESPVTVDVDAPQQHPDAVGTWRRITFTYADGCQIILDGEAKDEKAAYIEGPKGKLYRGFQSDIPDLERKLAQYPEPAPQITDFLESVRTREKFALNEINGHRSCTLVNMGLAALRLNRSLKYDSQNELFINDDAANRLIHQPMRGPWSI, via the coding sequence ATGAAAGAACAGAATTCATCAAGGCGTGATTTCATAAAAAAATCCGTGGTCGGTGCTGCGGCATTTTCTATTGTACCACGCTTTGTACTCGGAGGACAGGGCTATCTTGCTCCGAGCGACCATCTAACCAAAGGTGTAATTGGTGTCGGCAATATGGGCCGTGGGCACTTTGGCTACGCCGGAACTAAAACAGTAGCTATTTGTGATGTGGACAAAACCCATCTGGCGGCAGCACAAGCAGACTTAGGCGGTGGTGTGAAGGAATACCATGACTTTAGGGAGTTGATTAAATCTCCGGAAGTAGATATCGTACATATTGCTACTCCCCCACATTGGCATGGACTGATGTCTATTGAAGCAGCAAAAGCAGGAAAAGATATCTGGTGTGAAAAACCGATGACACGCACTATCGGTGAAGGTAAAAAAGTGAAAGAAGCCATTGCACAGCATGGTAATATCTTTCGTTTAAATACCTGGTTTCGTTTTAAGGATGATTTTTATGGAATGAATGTTCCCGTAAGCAAAATCAAAAAATTGGTTGATACAGGGATGTTGGGTTGGCCGTTGAAAGTGACAATAAGCAAACATACGGGCTTTGACTGGAAATTCTATTGGGTAGGAAAGGAAAACTTACCAGAAGAGAAAGTACCAGCGGAACTTGACTACGATTTTTGGTTAGGTCCAGCACCATACAAACCTTATAATAAGCACCGTGTACATACAACCTTTAGAGGATATTGGGATTATGATGGAGGCGGCTTAGGAGATATGGGACAACACTATATGGATCCTGTTCAATACTTCTTAGGTAAAGACAACGAAAGTCCTGTTACTGTCGACGTGGATGCTCCGCAGCAACATCCGGACGCTGTGGGCACATGGAGACGAATTACATTTACCTATGCCGATGGTTGTCAGATCATTCTAGACGGTGAAGCGAAAGATGAAAAGGCAGCTTATATTGAAGGTCCAAAAGGTAAATTATATCGAGGGTTTCAATCAGATATACCAGATTTGGAAAGGAAACTTGCACAGTACCCTGAACCAGCACCACAGATTACTGACTTCCTGGAATCCGTGCGCACAAGAGAAAAGTTTGCACTGAATGAAATCAATGGACACCGTTCTTGTACTTTGGTCAACATGGGATTAGCAGCATTGCGACTAAATAGATCATTAAAATATGACTCTCAAAACGAGCTATTTATCAATGATGACGCCGCAAATAGATTGATTCACCAACCAATGAGAGGCCCTTGGTCTATTTAA
- a CDS encoding glycosyl hydrolase family 95 catalytic domain-containing protein: protein MNLRILFFLICALFQSISGSAQFRIPTLGHTIYEGVFTGNGLLGTMTYLADKNSMRVDIGRTDVFDHRANSTDKLFDQARMSLGHFEMEFESPIVQAQGEIYLKDAYAEAKVSTDKGMMRIRTTTLSNDNIILLEVFKKDFKGNYQLTWKPDEAISPRMGFSYTQKPKNYPANPKGSFGTQGGTKYFDQPLLAGGGYVTAYWSKSDKDVDTYLITVDYSQHGTAYVKKAINYVQNFNKQKLMKGLASHRKWWNNYFKASTLELPDTVYQRFYDMQLYKLASATRSGKPAMDLQGPWTSPTPWPAYWLNLNMQLAYSPVFKANQLGIANSLIQMIDRNKDKLKQNVPEPYRYNSLAVGRSSGPSLWSPVLLAKNVSLEGASDGEKELGNLVWLLHSYYQYYRATLSQDIYNRLFPLLKEAINYHLHLLEKDQQGKYHIGVKTYSPEYPKGYAYDTNYDLSILRWGLKTLIELDQEGGGKDKLHAVWKDVLANLIDYPQDTDGFMIAKDLPYGESHRHYSHLMMIYPFYDINWDQANNQALIERSIAHWQSKKQWLQGYSFTGAASMYAMMGRGDAALASLDVLLQKYIKPNTLYAESGPVIETPLAAMASIQELCMQYWNGVLRVFPAIPHKWENVSFSNFLADGGNLVSAQRKNGKTIGIQIKSQYGGRLRLKAGIGAPEVKIQGKGTFNIAQDGMIDLQLNKGAVALINTH from the coding sequence ATGAATCTAAGAATACTATTTTTTCTCATTTGCGCGCTATTCCAGTCAATTTCTGGATCAGCACAATTTAGAATTCCCACACTGGGTCATACCATTTATGAAGGTGTATTTACCGGGAATGGTCTATTGGGAACAATGACTTATTTAGCCGATAAGAATTCCATGCGTGTTGATATTGGACGAACTGATGTGTTTGATCATCGCGCAAATTCGACCGACAAATTGTTTGATCAGGCGCGTATGTCGTTAGGTCATTTTGAAATGGAATTTGAAAGCCCGATTGTGCAGGCACAAGGAGAAATTTATTTAAAAGATGCTTATGCAGAGGCGAAAGTCAGCACGGATAAGGGCATGATGAGAATTCGGACGACTACCTTATCGAATGACAATATTATCTTGCTAGAGGTATTTAAAAAAGATTTTAAGGGAAATTACCAGCTTACTTGGAAACCCGACGAAGCCATCAGTCCAAGGATGGGATTCAGCTATACGCAAAAACCGAAAAATTATCCAGCGAACCCAAAAGGCAGTTTTGGGACACAGGGCGGAACAAAATATTTTGACCAGCCTCTTCTAGCCGGGGGAGGGTATGTAACGGCTTATTGGAGCAAATCTGATAAAGACGTGGATACCTATTTAATTACTGTAGATTATAGCCAGCATGGGACCGCTTATGTCAAAAAGGCGATCAATTATGTTCAGAACTTTAATAAGCAAAAGTTAATGAAAGGATTGGCGTCCCATCGCAAGTGGTGGAACAATTATTTTAAGGCATCGACACTCGAGCTGCCAGATACGGTTTATCAGCGGTTTTATGATATGCAGTTGTATAAGCTTGCCAGTGCAACAAGGTCAGGTAAACCCGCTATGGATTTACAGGGGCCATGGACGAGTCCAACTCCTTGGCCAGCTTATTGGCTTAATCTTAATATGCAACTTGCCTATTCACCAGTATTCAAAGCTAACCAACTCGGTATCGCAAATTCTTTAATCCAGATGATTGATCGAAATAAAGATAAGCTAAAACAAAATGTTCCGGAACCTTATCGTTACAATAGTTTGGCTGTAGGCCGCTCCTCGGGACCATCTTTATGGAGCCCCGTTCTTTTGGCTAAGAATGTATCACTTGAAGGAGCTTCCGATGGTGAAAAAGAATTGGGAAATCTCGTTTGGCTCTTGCATAGCTATTATCAGTATTACCGAGCGACCCTGTCGCAAGACATATATAATCGCTTGTTCCCGCTGCTGAAGGAAGCGATAAATTATCATTTGCACTTATTGGAAAAGGATCAACAGGGGAAATACCATATCGGAGTAAAAACCTATTCACCAGAGTATCCTAAGGGCTACGCTTATGATACAAACTACGACCTTTCCATTTTAAGATGGGGGCTCAAGACACTTATTGAGCTGGATCAAGAAGGAGGCGGTAAGGATAAACTTCATGCTGTATGGAAAGACGTATTGGCCAACTTGATCGATTATCCGCAAGATACCGATGGCTTTATGATCGCAAAAGACCTTCCTTACGGCGAGTCGCATCGTCACTATTCGCATCTCATGATGATTTATCCGTTTTACGACATAAACTGGGATCAGGCAAATAACCAAGCGCTTATTGAGCGTTCTATTGCACATTGGCAGAGCAAAAAGCAATGGTTGCAGGGCTATTCATTTACGGGTGCTGCCTCGATGTATGCCATGATGGGGAGAGGAGATGCGGCTTTGGCTTCGCTGGATGTTTTATTACAGAAATATATTAAACCCAATACGCTATATGCCGAAAGCGGTCCGGTGATAGAAACCCCGCTCGCAGCGATGGCAAGTATTCAAGAATTGTGTATGCAGTATTGGAATGGCGTATTACGCGTGTTTCCTGCTATTCCTCATAAATGGGAGAATGTGTCCTTTTCCAATTTTTTGGCGGATGGTGGAAATCTCGTATCGGCACAGCGGAAAAATGGAAAAACGATCGGCATCCAGATCAAAAGTCAATATGGCGGTCGTCTACGATTAAAAGCTGGCATTGGGGCACCAGAGGTGAAGATACAGGGAAAAGGCACATTTAATATAGCGCAAGACGGAATGATTGATCTGCAGCTCAATAAGGGAGCAGTCGCTTTGATCAACACACATTAA
- a CDS encoding glycoside hydrolase family 88 protein has translation MKLKQLSVLLLAVLGTSTAVQAQTAKPNLSKEFIQQQLDAAAKQIKVLANETPAEKFPKTFENGKEVFSSSSWWCSGFYPGTLLYLYEGTKDEGLLKKATEKLTYLEKEKNNKGTHDLGFMLFCSFGNALRLTGDTQKYEPILSTGANSLASRYSPVTKTIRSWDHGSWQYPVIIDNMMNLEFLTQVSKMTGDKKFYDIAVAHAETTLKNHFRKDYSSYHVIDYDKNTGKAIGKKTHQGAFDESAWSRGQGWALYGYTMMYRETKKKEFLKQAQQIAKYILSNPNMPADLVPYWDFDKDKIAQSDKMYPNKDLRDVSAAALYASALLELSQYTKGSEAVNYFNKAEIILKNLSKAPYLAPYGQNGGYILQHSVGALPLNSEIDVPLTYADYYYVEALVRYQRLLSGEPMIKEIAK, from the coding sequence ATGAAATTAAAACAACTTTCTGTGTTATTATTGGCCGTTTTGGGCACTTCGACTGCCGTTCAGGCCCAAACAGCAAAACCGAATCTATCCAAAGAGTTTATTCAGCAACAGTTAGATGCTGCAGCGAAGCAAATAAAAGTCCTGGCGAATGAAACGCCGGCAGAAAAGTTTCCAAAAACTTTCGAAAATGGAAAAGAGGTCTTTTCTTCATCGAGCTGGTGGTGTTCGGGCTTCTATCCGGGGACATTGCTGTATTTATATGAAGGCACCAAGGATGAGGGATTATTAAAGAAAGCAACCGAGAAATTGACGTATCTCGAGAAAGAAAAGAACAACAAGGGTACGCATGATTTAGGGTTTATGTTATTCTGTAGTTTTGGAAACGCGCTTCGTCTCACGGGCGATACGCAAAAGTATGAGCCAATACTCAGCACCGGTGCAAATTCTCTAGCATCTCGCTATAGTCCCGTTACTAAAACGATCCGTTCTTGGGATCACGGATCATGGCAGTATCCCGTAATCATTGATAACATGATGAATTTGGAATTTTTGACACAGGTATCTAAAATGACTGGAGATAAAAAATTCTATGACATTGCGGTAGCTCATGCCGAAACAACCTTGAAAAACCACTTCAGAAAAGATTATAGTTCTTACCATGTGATCGATTATGATAAGAACACAGGTAAGGCTATTGGAAAAAAAACACATCAGGGTGCATTTGATGAATCAGCATGGTCAAGAGGGCAGGGATGGGCACTCTATGGTTATACCATGATGTATCGTGAAACCAAGAAGAAAGAATTTTTGAAGCAGGCACAGCAAATCGCAAAATATATCTTAAGTAACCCAAATATGCCTGCTGATCTGGTTCCTTACTGGGATTTTGATAAAGATAAAATTGCGCAGTCGGACAAAATGTATCCAAATAAGGACCTGCGGGATGTGTCGGCGGCGGCATTGTATGCATCGGCCTTATTAGAACTTTCGCAATACACAAAAGGAAGTGAGGCTGTGAACTATTTTAACAAAGCAGAAATTATTCTTAAAAACCTGTCGAAGGCGCCTTATCTTGCTCCTTATGGCCAAAATGGCGGTTACATTTTACAACATAGTGTTGGAGCGTTGCCATTGAATTCCGAAATCGATGTGCCTTTGACTTATGCAGATTATTACTATGTTGAAGCCTTGGTGCGTTATCAACGCCTATTGTCAGGAGAGCCTATGATCAAAGAGATCGCGAAATAG
- a CDS encoding hybrid sensor histidine kinase/response regulator transcription factor, whose protein sequence is MNILPILLRQFLLLISIISLCHAQDLKFETLSQENVLDKQAVLTIAQDKQGKLWFGGGANLFVYDSQNITNILVQDTVFKKVDYINKIGINAKNHLFIATATQLFIFDINKRKAVFKQGKPFQEKIVITDIQFLSNQIFLCTDKGLYQAIPTAGTYNLKKILDRPRVQSIIQTSPNTYTIASYKGIESFSWQNNQMSHIQNLMFPPLPLKERIFSALYLHKGILWVGTKLHGIFQYNFIDKKWNNLTESNSNLLSNNIRKIVPTKQGDLLIGTLKGLSIFNGSSHFLNYKHNTSVKNSLSQNSIYDIFIDRQQITWIGTYFGGINAIYPDLIPIQHYSTRSRTALSLSSDITGSFAESENAFWIGTEEEGINKIDKISGVTSPLSNLTQSNLIKDLYVRDNKIYAAQYGGGYSIIDAQSGNAQHFYLEKELLNLKNNIYSIYVDPTHRIYLGTNKGLYIVEPGKPATYHAALKTGTIDDIQADHKQQTYFLRGGTLFRKKPNESDIQPIKQLDTLALGGFYVHPNGDIWLTSKEDLYHLDQRDKLTKVSRFPNNSLGWPIIVNNQVWLTSKNGLICYNPKTKQRYLLNQYDGLPVKNLLGAKVFASKAGTLFVTTLNGVVALNTQKIIFNQTIPEVLFRNIFLEEAPLNYGRIQKTIDPNSYQLKLRHDENFVTINFSSSNFIKPQKNKYRYKLEGFDKDWIETSTPSIRYTNIPTGMHTLTIFASNNDGIWSSIPLRINIDIKPPFWRTWWAYLFYAVLFTLGVHLVIKFVVEREMLINSEREQEKKIKFFTQISHEIRTPLTLITAPLDEIISETANLSATQNKVKRIKKNASKLLGVINELLDFKKFDDKHFVLKKTDISFREYIEDTFYLLNDLAKAKHLNYYIRQLDAVGLQSIDTVQFDKVMFNLLSNAIKYTPEHGTVYLELIESDDSFSINIVDNGIGIATDNQFKIFEEYYREEQGNDAIGTGIGLALTKQIVQQHKGDIRCFSQEDEKGKWTVFTVTLPKKAGEKIEPQAIDLLAKEIEDVNIQGSSTFDTSLQQTILIVEDNKELLAAVVSLFGESFSIITAVNGEEALSKALEYIPDLIISDLMMPYMDGAQLCQAIKTNMTTSHIPFILLTAVTDSDSQTLALEHGANIYLTKPFDNKQLFLSAQNLLAISQKKSKGFQVKTTSFDNELDAQFISSLNQLIEKNIQSDGFDVNFIARTMGMSAPILYRKLKAISNLSLNNYVKTYRLNKAKELLNSDMNISEIAYAVGFSDRKYFSKEFKKQFGYNPSEQTANASQTTET, encoded by the coding sequence ATGAACATACTGCCTATTTTATTGCGACAATTTTTGCTGTTGATATCCATCATTTCTCTTTGTCATGCCCAGGATCTTAAGTTTGAAACGCTAAGCCAGGAGAACGTATTGGATAAACAGGCGGTATTAACAATTGCACAGGATAAACAGGGTAAACTTTGGTTCGGCGGTGGCGCCAACCTATTTGTATATGACTCCCAGAATATCACCAATATTTTGGTACAGGATACCGTCTTTAAAAAGGTAGATTATATTAATAAGATTGGCATCAACGCAAAAAATCATCTTTTCATCGCTACGGCAACCCAACTATTCATCTTCGACATCAACAAACGTAAAGCTGTATTTAAACAAGGAAAACCTTTTCAGGAAAAAATTGTCATCACCGACATCCAATTTTTATCAAACCAGATATTTCTATGCACTGACAAGGGGCTTTATCAGGCCATCCCGACTGCTGGAACCTACAATCTCAAAAAAATTCTTGACCGCCCCCGGGTGCAATCGATCATCCAAACCAGCCCCAATACCTATACAATAGCAAGTTACAAGGGCATCGAGTCTTTTTCATGGCAAAATAATCAGATGTCCCATATCCAAAATCTGATGTTTCCTCCGCTTCCATTAAAGGAGCGTATTTTCAGTGCTCTTTATCTCCATAAAGGTATCTTGTGGGTTGGCACAAAATTGCATGGAATATTCCAATACAACTTCATTGATAAAAAATGGAATAACTTAACAGAATCAAACAGCAACCTACTCAGCAATAACATCAGAAAAATAGTCCCAACCAAACAAGGAGACCTCTTGATCGGTACACTAAAAGGACTCTCCATCTTTAACGGCTCGTCACATTTCCTAAACTATAAACACAATACCTCCGTCAAAAACTCATTGAGTCAAAATTCCATCTATGATATCTTCATAGATCGACAACAGATCACTTGGATAGGAACCTATTTTGGAGGAATCAATGCCATCTACCCCGATCTCATCCCCATACAGCATTACTCAACACGTTCGCGTACTGCTCTCAGCCTCAGTAGCGATATCACCGGCAGTTTCGCCGAGTCAGAAAATGCGTTTTGGATCGGAACAGAAGAAGAAGGAATCAACAAAATTGACAAAATATCTGGAGTAACTTCACCTTTATCAAACTTAACCCAGTCAAACCTGATCAAGGACCTCTATGTTCGCGATAATAAAATCTACGCGGCGCAATATGGCGGTGGCTATTCCATTATCGATGCGCAATCTGGAAATGCACAGCATTTTTACCTCGAAAAAGAACTCCTAAATCTCAAAAACAACATCTACAGCATTTACGTCGATCCGACACACCGTATTTACCTTGGAACCAACAAAGGGCTCTATATTGTGGAGCCTGGAAAACCTGCAACGTATCATGCTGCATTAAAAACAGGTACAATTGATGATATCCAGGCCGATCATAAACAGCAGACCTATTTTCTTAGAGGCGGGACACTTTTTCGCAAAAAACCGAATGAATCAGACATACAGCCAATTAAACAGCTCGATACATTAGCCCTGGGTGGATTTTATGTGCATCCGAATGGGGACATCTGGCTGACGTCAAAAGAAGACCTCTATCATCTTGATCAGCGCGATAAGCTTACCAAAGTATCACGTTTTCCAAACAATTCCTTAGGCTGGCCCATCATTGTGAACAATCAGGTATGGCTTACCAGTAAAAATGGATTAATATGCTACAATCCCAAAACAAAACAGCGCTACCTCCTGAATCAATATGACGGTTTACCGGTCAAAAATCTACTTGGTGCCAAAGTCTTTGCCAGCAAAGCAGGAACACTATTCGTCACGACACTAAATGGTGTAGTTGCCCTGAATACCCAAAAAATAATTTTCAATCAGACTATCCCCGAGGTACTCTTCCGAAATATATTTCTCGAAGAGGCCCCATTAAACTACGGACGAATTCAGAAAACGATAGATCCCAACAGTTATCAGCTCAAGCTCCGACATGACGAAAACTTTGTTACGATCAATTTTTCCAGTTCCAATTTCATCAAACCGCAAAAGAATAAATACCGATACAAGCTTGAAGGTTTTGACAAAGATTGGATTGAAACTAGTACTCCTTCAATACGATATACCAATATTCCTACAGGTATGCATACCTTGACCATATTTGCCAGTAACAACGATGGTATCTGGAGCAGCATACCCCTGCGGATCAATATCGATATTAAACCTCCCTTTTGGAGGACCTGGTGGGCCTATCTATTCTATGCAGTTTTGTTTACCCTGGGTGTACATCTGGTCATTAAATTTGTCGTCGAACGTGAGATGCTGATTAATTCAGAACGGGAACAGGAAAAGAAAATAAAGTTCTTCACACAGATATCCCACGAAATTCGCACACCGCTGACCTTGATAACAGCTCCATTGGATGAAATTATTTCCGAAACAGCCAATCTTTCCGCTACCCAAAACAAAGTAAAACGAATAAAAAAGAATGCCAGTAAACTCCTAGGTGTCATAAACGAACTGCTCGACTTCAAAAAGTTCGATGACAAACACTTTGTCCTGAAGAAAACAGACATCTCTTTTCGGGAATATATAGAAGATACATTTTACCTATTAAATGACCTTGCCAAAGCAAAACACCTCAATTACTATATCCGGCAGCTGGATGCCGTAGGGCTACAATCCATAGATACTGTACAATTTGATAAAGTCATGTTTAACCTCTTGTCAAATGCGATCAAGTACACACCAGAACATGGTACAGTTTATCTGGAGCTGATCGAAAGCGATGACTCATTTTCCATAAACATAGTTGATAACGGCATCGGTATTGCCACAGACAATCAGTTCAAAATATTTGAAGAATACTATCGTGAAGAGCAAGGTAATGATGCCATCGGCACAGGCATTGGATTGGCACTGACCAAACAAATCGTACAGCAGCACAAGGGAGACATTCGTTGTTTCTCACAGGAAGATGAAAAAGGGAAATGGACGGTATTTACGGTAACCTTACCGAAAAAAGCTGGCGAGAAAATAGAGCCGCAAGCGATAGATCTCCTTGCAAAGGAAATAGAAGACGTTAACATACAAGGCTCCAGCACATTCGACACCTCCTTGCAACAAACTATCTTAATTGTAGAAGACAATAAAGAATTATTAGCAGCCGTTGTTAGCCTATTTGGGGAGAGCTTCAGCATTATTACTGCTGTCAATGGTGAGGAAGCCCTTTCTAAAGCATTGGAATATATCCCTGATCTGATTATTTCAGATCTGATGATGCCTTACATGGACGGTGCTCAGCTATGCCAAGCCATTAAAACAAATATGACGACCAGCCATATACCATTCATCTTGCTGACTGCTGTAACCGATAGCGATTCCCAAACGTTGGCCTTAGAGCATGGCGCAAACATCTATTTGACAAAACCCTTCGATAATAAACAGCTCTTCCTTTCTGCTCAAAATCTCTTGGCTATCAGCCAGAAAAAGAGTAAAGGATTTCAAGTCAAAACAACTTCATTCGACAATGAACTTGATGCGCAATTCATCTCATCCCTAAATCAGTTGATCGAAAAAAATATCCAGTCAGATGGCTTTGATGTTAATTTTATAGCCCGTACAATGGGAATGAGTGCTCCAATTCTCTATCGCAAGCTGAAGGCCATATCCAATTTATCGCTCAATAATTATGTAAAAACGTATAGGTTAAACAAAGCAAAAGAACTACTGAATTCTGACATGAACATCAGTGAAATCGCCTATGCTGTGGGATTTTCCGATAGAAAATATTTTAGTAAGGAATTTAAAAAACAATTCGGATACAATCCGTCAGAACAAACGGCGAATGCTAGCCAGACCACTGAAACTTAG